DNA sequence from the bacterium genome:
AGCCGGCCGTCGCGGATCACCGGCGTCCATGGCCCGAGGCCGTCCGCCCACCCCTCCATCGGCGGCTGCTTGTCGAGATGGCCGTAGAGTAGCACGGTGTCGGCCGCCGGCCCGGCGCCCGCCGCGCCGAGCTCCATCCACACCACCGGCGTCCGCCCCTCCAACCGCACCACCTCGACCTGCAGGCCGTCCACCCGCTGGGCGCGCGTCCAGTCGACGATCAGTTGCACGGCGCGCTCCATGTGGCCGTGCGTCTGCCACTGCGGGTCGAACGCCGGCGACTGGTTGGGAATCGCGATGTAGCGCTCGAGCGCCGGCACGATGCTGCGGCGCCAGGCGTCGTCGATCTCGGAGCGGAGCGCGGCGGTATCCATGCGGCCATCGACCCTGGCACGAATTCCACGGCCGGCAAAGGCCGCCAGGGGAGGCGCGAGCGCCCGCGGGACGTCAGATCAGCTCGGCGCTGGCCGGGGCGAGCCCGACGTGGCGGGCGAGGACGGCGCGCAGCAACGCCGGCCGGAGCGGCTTGGCGACCCAGCCGTCGAAGCGGCGGCAGTCGTCGGCCGACATCGACTCCTCCGGGTTGGTCGCGGTGAAGGCGACGATCGGCGTCGCCGCGTTGAGCCCGTCGGGCATCTCGCGGATGCGCGCCGCGGCGTCGATGCCGTTCAGCTCCGGCATGAAGATGTCCATCAGGATGAGGTCGAAGCGCCGGCTGGCGGCGCAGGCGACGGCGGCGACGCCGTTCTCCGCCGTCTCCACGTCGCACCCCCAGTCGGCGAGCATGCGGACGGCGAGCTGGCGGTTGACGACGTTGTCGTCGACCACCAGCACCGTGTGCCCGGCGAGATCGCCGCGCGGCCGCTCCGCCGCGGGGCGGATCGCGTCCGCGATCGGCAGCGTCAGGCTGAAGCGGAAGGTGGCGCCGTGCCCGGGTTGGCTGTCGACCGTGATCACCGCCCCCATCAGGCCCGCCAGGCGTTGCGCGATGGTGAGGCCGAGACCGCTGCCGCCGTAGCGGCGCGTCGTGTCCGCGTCGGCCTGCATGAACACCTCGAAGATCGCCTGCTGCTTGTCGGCCGGGATGCCGATGCCGGTGTCGGTGACCCGAAACGTCAGGCGCGCCTGCTGGCCGTCGACGGGCGCGGCATCGACGGCGACGGTGACGCCGCCGGCGGGCGTGAACTTGATCGCGTTCGAGATCAGGTTGGTCAGGATCTGCGCCAGCCGCAGCGGATCGCCCACCACCCGCGGCAGGTCGGCGGCGAGCTCGGCGTGCAGCGACAGATCGGCCGCCGCCGCCTGCGGCCGGAAGGTGCGCAGCAGCATCTCGACCAGGGCCCGGGGGTCGAGCTCGCGCCGCTCGAGCTCGATCTTGCCGGCCTCGATGCGATTGAAGTCGAGCACGTCGTTCACCTGCGTCAGCAGCGCCTCGGCGGCGAAGCGCAGGGCGTGCAGGGACTCCTGCTGATCGGCGCGCGGCTGCTCGTCGAGCAGGATGTCGGCGTAGCCGATCACGGCGTTGAGCGGCGTTCGCAGCTCGTGGCTCATCACCGACAGGAAGTCCGTCTTGGCGCGCGCCGAGCGCGTCGCCAGATCGCGCGCCTCGCGCAGCGCCTGTTCCGACTGCCGCCGCATCTCGATCTCGCTCAGCAGCGCCTCGCGCTGATCGAGAAAGCTGCGGATCAGGCGCGCCATGGTGCCGAGCTCGTGGCGGGCGTCGAGGTAGCGGCGCACCGGTCCGATGTCGTGGCGGTCGAGGCTCTCGGCCAGCCGCTGCAGCGGATTGCGCACCCAGACGATGACGAACACGGCCAGCAGCAACAGGTTGGCGCTGGCGAACAGCAGATAGAGGTGGTTCGAGGCGGCGAGCGCCTGGTTGAGGACGGGCAGGCCGAGGTTCTCGCGCCGCGCCTCCAGCATCGCCACCGGCGCGTGGTCGGCGTCGCGCAGTCCGGCAAAGAGCTCGATGCTGCTGGTGGCGACGTCGACGCGGTTGAGCGGCACCGCGCCCTCCACCGGCGCCAGCCGCACCTGGGCGCCGGTGGCGGCGGCGAGACGCTGCAGGTAGGCGGCATCGAGCGGGCGCGCCGCCACCAGCCAGCCGCGCGGGACGGTCCGCCGCGCGCTGTCCTCGCTCGGCTGGATCGGGGCGGAGAAGTACTCCATCACCGTCCCGTCCGGCAGGCGGCGATAGAAGCGCGCGAAGGGATCGCGCGCGGTCGCGCGCCGCACCTGTTCGATGTCCGGCCGGCGCGACGCCCCCTCGTCGTCGGCGCGGATGGCGTACACCTCGCGCAGCGTCGGATCGAAAACCCAGGCGTCGCGGATGCCGAACACCGGGAAGGCCTCGGCGAGGTTCTCCTTCGCCCAGCCGGGATCGGGGTGGCGGACGAAGCGGACCATCTCGTCCCAGAACGTGTTGTCGAAGACCGCGCGCTCGATCGGCGCCCGTTCCATCCCGAGCACCGTGTCGAAGTGGCCGGCCGCCTCGGCCAACTGGGTGTCGAGCACGCCCTCGCTGACCCGCTCGCCGGCGCGCCGCATGCCGCTGACCGCCAGGGCGTAGAAGGCGATCGAGACGAGCAGGAACAGCAGCAGGCGGGTATGGATCCGCATCGTCGCGCCGTGTGCGGACCCCTGTCCGCGCGGCGCTCAGGCTAGCAGCCAGCGAGCGGCGGAGGGAGGGGGAATTTCAGCACCTGGCGCCCCGGTCAGTACGATGGGCGCGGTTCGTACCCCATCGGCAGGTTGATGCTCTTGGGCTCGAGGTAGGCGCCGAGGCCCTCGGGGCCGAGCTCGCGGCCGATGCCGGAGCACTTGAAGCCGCCGAACGGAGCGCCGAACTCCATCATGAAGTTGTTGACGGTGTAGGTGCCGGTGCGGACGCGGCGGGCGACGTCGAGACCGCGGTCGACGTCGGCGGTCCAGACGGTGCCGGAGAGGCCGTAGTCGGACTCGTTGGCGATGCGCAGCGCGTCGGCCTCGTCCGCGTACGGGATCAGGGCGATGACCGGGCCGAAGATCTCCTCGCGGGCGATGCGCATGCGGTTGTCGACGTCGACGAACAGCGTCGGCTCGACGTACCAACCGCGCGACGGCGACGCCGGGCGGCCGCCGCCGACGGCGACGCGGGCGCCCTCGGCGCGGCCGCTGGCGATGTAGCCCTCGACCCGCTCGCGCTGGCGGGCGGAGACCAGCGGCCCGCACATCGTCGCCATGTCGGCGGGATCGCCGACCGTCACCGCGCCGAGCGCCGCCGCCAGCGCCTCCGCCACCTCCCGGTAGCGCCGGCGCGAAGCGAGGACGCGCGTCTGGGCGACGCAGGCCTGGCCGTTGTTCATGATCATGGCCGGCAGCAGGCCGGCGACGGTGCCGTCGAGATCGGCGTCGTCGAGGATGATCGCCGCCGACTTGCCGCCCAGCTCCAGCGTCACCCGCTTGAGCTGCTCGCCGCACACGGCGGCGATGTGGCGGCCGGCGGCGGTGCTGCCGGTGAAGCTCACCTTGTCGATGCCGGCGTGGCGCACCAGGTAGTCGCCGACCTCGCGGCCGGCGGGCAGGATGTTGACCACGCCGGGCGGGATCTCCGCCTCGACCAGCGCCTCGGCGAGCAGGACGGCGTCGAGCGGCGTCTCCGGCGCCGGCTTCAGCACCACCGTGCAACCGGCCGCCAGCGCCGGACCGAGCTTCAGCATCGCCGTGAACAGCGGCACGTTCCACGGGGTGATCGCCGCCACCACGCCGACCGGTTCGCGCCGCACCAGCGTCGGGCCGATCATCCCCTGGCGCACGTCCTCGAAGGCGAACTCGCCCGCCAGGCGCGCGAAGTAGTCGAGCACCAGGGTGGCGGCCATCACCTGGCCCATGGTGGAGAAGGAGATCGGCGAGCCCATCTCGGCGGTGATCACCTGCGCCAGCCGCTCGCTGCGCGCCTGCAGCGCCGCCAGCAGGCGGCGCATCGCCGCGCCGCGCGCGGCGGCCGGCGTGCGCGGCCACGGCCCGTGGTCGAACGCCGCGTGGGCGGCGGCGACGGCGCGGTCGACGTCGGCCTCGCGCGCCTCGGCGACCCTGGCGATCACCGCCTCGGTGTGCGGCGAGACGACGTCGATGGTCGACGCCGTCGCCGGCGTCACCCAGGCGCCGTCGATGAACAGCTCGGTGTGCGTCTCGATCATGGGTTCCTCGGCGGATGGCCCACGGCGGGCCGCGCGTTCGCGGGTCAGATCAGCTCGACCGGATCGCCGACGGCGACCGCGCCCGCCTGCGCCACCGCGGCGTACACGCCGAGGTTCTGGTTGGCGTCGCGGACGATGGTGCGCAGCACCGACGGATCCTTCGGCAGCTCGGCCACCGCCTGGGTGGTCATGCTGCAGCGCATCGCCGGGATGGTGACGGCGACGGTCGCGCCGCCGATCCGCAGGGTGTGGCCCACCCAGTCGTTCTCGACCAGGCCGCTGGCGCCGTCCGCGGCCTCGAGCAGCAGGTTGGGGCGGAAGCGGCGGCGGTCGAAGCGCGCGCCGGGCGTGCGCGCCGCCAGGTGCGCCAGCGAGGCGGTGGTGAGGAGATGCAGCGGCGCCAGATCGAAATAGGTGCCGAGCGGCGAGGTGTACTCGAACAGCTCGGGCGGCATGACCGACAGATCGGGCAGCGGCTCGTCCGGCAGGCGGCCGAAGATCTGCCGCAGCTCGCTGTCGAGGTCGGGGGTGTCCGGCAGGCCGCGGCGGTAGTGGTCGGCGCGCTCGGCCGGCTGGCGCGGCCACAGGGTCAGGCGCCGCCCGGTGAGCGCCGAGAGGCGCGCCGCCGCGTCGGCGTCGCCGCTGTGCACGACCGCGCCGTCGGGCAGCGTCATCGTCACCGGCGGCACGCTCGCCGCGGTCGGCTCGGCGTCGTAGCGCGCGGCGCACTGCATCAGCACCGGCATCTTCTTGGCGCCGCGGATCTCGCCCGCATCCTCGTCGCGCAGCGCCCAGCCGCGGTCGCCGGCGATGCCCTGCGGCCCCACCGCCGCCCGCGGCAGGGGCTCGCCGGCCATCGATTTCACCGGATAGCGCCACACCTCGAGCACGCGCGCGACGATCGCCATGGGGCGAACGAATACCACCACGGCGTGAAGGGAGGAACACCGCGGCCCCGGTGGCCTCCGCGGCGCGTCAGCTCAGGAACGCCCGGTTGCCGTAGCGATCGAGCGACACCACCTCGCCCACCGGCCGTCGCCGCGTCGGCCCGTAGCGCCCCTTCGGCCAGCCGAGCGGAATCACCGCGCAGGGCGCGACGCTGGACGGCAGCCCGAGCGCCCGCCGCGCCAGGAAGCGGCTCCACAGCGGCAGCGTGATCAGCGCCGCGCCGAGGCCGGCGGCGCGCGCCGCCAGCAGCAGGTTCTGCACCGAGGGGAAGATCGAGCCGTAGAGACTCGCCGTCGCCGCCGGCGGCCAGATCGGAATCCGCGCCTTCAGACAGGCGACCACGATCACCGGGATCTCCTCGAAATGATCCGCCTGCCACTGCACCGCATCGAGGATCTTCCCCATCGCCACGTCGCCGCGGCGCGCCACCAACCGCCGCCCCAACCCGCCGTACAGATTCCACGCCTGCCGATTGTACTTCGCCAGCTTCGCCTTCACCGCCGCATCGCGCACGACGATGAACTCCCAGTTCTGCGCGTTCGACCCCGTCGGCGCCTTGAGGGCGAGCTCGATGAGCTTCAGCACCAGCGCGTCGTCGACGGGATCGGGCTTCAGGCGGCGGATGGCGCGCTGGGTTGAGATCGCCTCTTCCAGGGGCATGTCGAGCTTGATCGCTTCTGGCATGGCTGGATCAGACCACAGGTGCGCGATCGTAGCCAGGATTCCGCCCCGCTCGCTTGTCGTCGACCCCGAGCCTCCGGGTCTCCCCTGAGTGTCGGTTGGGTGCGACATCGATCGCAACCTGCCGCTCGCCAGACGCTGGATGGCCGCCGGTCCGTACTCCCGCCCGGTCGAGGGCTTCACCGAACTGATCGCCTCGACCTCACCGTCGAGTCCCTCGTCCTGCAGCCCGAGTGGCACGGCTGCTTCGCTGACGCCGACCCGCCACGCCACCCGCACCCGTCTGCTCGACGGCGGCATGCAGCGCCACCGATCTGCCGTGAGACCGTCTCGCGCCATCGCTGGGCGACGGAACACGTTGACCTGATCGGATGATTGTCGCTAGTCTGAATTCAGCCCAACAGAGGTTCCGAATGCGCATCCTTCCGCTTGCCGAAGCGAAGGCGAAGCTCAGTCAGCTCGTCGCCGAGATCGAATCGACCGACGGCGAGGTCACCATCACCCGGAACGGCAGGGCCGTCGCCGTCCTGGTGAGCCACGAGGATTTCGAGCGCTGGAAGGAGACGGCGGAGATCATGGCGGATCCCGAGTTCCTCGCCGAAATCCGCAAAGGCATGCAGGAGATCCGCAAGCGTCGTGCGCGGCGCTTCGACGCCGCGGCACTGGACAAGCTGTTCCGCGCCAGCCGCTAGGAGTCCGTGATGCGCGCACGGCTGATCGGTCTGCCGGATCACGTGCAGGCCACGATCCGCGCGCTGCATCCCGAGCTCAGGCGCCAGGTGCGTGCCGCCCTCGACCAACTGCAGGCCCTGCCGGAGGCCGGCAAGGAGCTCAAAGGCGACCTCGCCGGGTGGCGCAGCCTCCGCGTCGGACGGCTGCGGATCGTCTATCGCGCAACCCGGGCCACGCTCGATGTCGCCGCGATCGGTCCGCGATCCTCGATCTACCTCGAGGCCGCCCGCCTCACGCGCACCCGGCGCCGGCGCCTCGGTCCCCGCTGAAGACCCACCCGAACGGGCACGTAGTTCCCCCTCCCGATTCGTGCGGCGGAACACGCTGTGGTCGTCGATGATTGCGAACGCGACGTCACGGAACACCCCGGCGACCCCCGGCGCCGCCAGCGCGACGCGGAACAGCTCGGCGGCGTGCCTGGTTCGCGCGCTTGTAGATCGTCAGCATCGCCTGATCGGAGCGCTTGGTGCGGTCGAAGACCATCTCAGGGACATGCGGAAGAGAAGCGCGATGCAGTGGAATCCGGAAGGCACCTCGGGCACCGGCACGCTCTCCGAATTCTCGCCCGGGAAGGGAAGATCGCTAACCTGCGACCCGGCACGACGGAGCCATCGCCGCCTGAGGCAAGCCGGCCGGATGCCGCGCCGGGCGGGTCGGGAAGGCTATTGGATGCAGCCCCTGTAATGCCCCAGGGCCGCTGGACACGTGAGATTGTGTAATCAAGCTCATGCTGCGGTAGCAAGTGGCTGCTCGGTGAGGTCAGCGAGGACCTGGTCGGGGGTTCGGTAGCGGTGACGCTGGAGCAGCCACTGAGAGTTGTACGTGGCTTGGAAGTCAACGAGCGCCGCGCGGAGTTCCTCGATCGTCTCGAAGTGACGGACCCAGAGGAGATTCTCCTTGAGGGTGCGAAAGAAGCGCTCGGCGCAGCCGTTGCCCTCGGGCTCGCGCACGAAGGCCGGCGAGCTCTCGATCCCCAGGAACGTGATCTCGTTCTGGAAGTCGTCGGCCATGTAGTTCGAGCCGTGGTCGTGACGCAGCGTGAGGCCGCTGGCGCAGCCCTCGGCGAACTCGCCGAAGTGCCTCGCGACGCCCTGTCGGATCGGCTCGAGCGCCTCGAACCGATCCTGGCGCTTGGCGGCATGAATGCCGACGATCTGGCTGGTGCAGTGGTCGATGGCGATGAAGACCGCGGCCTGCCCATCGCGGATCGTCGGCGTGGTGGTCATGTCGGTGCCCCACATCACATTCGGCGCCGCGGTGGTGATGACGCCGTCATGGAGCCTGGCCTCGGTCGGCACCAGCGGGCGACACGGCGCCTGGAGGCCGTACTCGCGCATCAGCCGCCGCGTGCGCTCCTTCGAGGTTCGAATGCCGCCGTAGCGCAGGCGTGCCCAGATCTTGCGGTAGCCTTCGCCGGTGAAGGGAGACCCCTCGATGGCCTGGCGGATGTGCGCCACCAGCTCCAGGTCCGGGCACGACCCCTGCGGTCCGCGACGGCCCGGCGGGGGCGCATCCGGACGGTGTCGCAGCCGACGGGCGTAGATCGCCGAGCGCGACCGTCGCCATACCCTGCACACCCGCGCGAGCCCGTAGTGGCGATTCGCGGAGGGCGACACCGTCGAGCTCATCGCCTCGACCTCCGCATCGCTAAAGGGTGGCGGCCCTCCAGGAGATCGACCTTCTGGTTCAACAGCTCGATCTCCATCGTCAGCTCGCCGATCTTCGCCTGAAGCCGCTGGCGCTCGCCGTCCTCGGCCGCATCCATCGCACGGCTCTTCAACCCCTGCGTCCCGCGGTCCATGAAGGCCTCCCGCCACGTCGACAGCCGCGCGGCCGTCACGCCCAGCTCGCGCGACATCTTCTCCAAGCTCTCCCCGCGCAGCAGGCGCAGCACCGCCTCCCGTTTGCGCTGCGCCGAGAACCGCCCCCGGTCCCCGCCGGCCGCCACGCCCGCCGCTCCGGTCGCCCTACGGGCTCCCTCCGCGCCGGGCGTGCCTCCTCCCTTGCTCTGCCCCATCTTCCACACACT
Encoded proteins:
- a CDS encoding type II toxin-antitoxin system Phd/YefM family antitoxin; translated protein: MRILPLAEAKAKLSQLVAEIESTDGEVTITRNGRAVAVLVSHEDFERWKETAEIMADPEFLAEIRKGMQEIRKRRARRFDAAALDKLFRASR
- a CDS encoding aldehyde dehydrogenase, with protein sequence MIETHTELFIDGAWVTPATASTIDVVSPHTEAVIARVAEAREADVDRAVAAAHAAFDHGPWPRTPAAARGAAMRRLLAALQARSERLAQVITAEMGSPISFSTMGQVMAATLVLDYFARLAGEFAFEDVRQGMIGPTLVRREPVGVVAAITPWNVPLFTAMLKLGPALAAGCTVVLKPAPETPLDAVLLAEALVEAEIPPGVVNILPAGREVGDYLVRHAGIDKVSFTGSTAAGRHIAAVCGEQLKRVTLELGGKSAAIILDDADLDGTVAGLLPAMIMNNGQACVAQTRVLASRRRYREVAEALAAALGAVTVGDPADMATMCGPLVSARQRERVEGYIASGRAEGARVAVGGGRPASPSRGWYVEPTLFVDVDNRMRIAREEIFGPVIALIPYADEADALRIANESDYGLSGTVWTADVDRGLDVARRVRTGTYTVNNFMMEFGAPFGGFKCSGIGRELGPEGLGAYLEPKSINLPMGYEPRPSY
- a CDS encoding response regulator, whose amino-acid sequence is MRIHTRLLLFLLVSIAFYALAVSGMRRAGERVSEGVLDTQLAEAAGHFDTVLGMERAPIERAVFDNTFWDEMVRFVRHPDPGWAKENLAEAFPVFGIRDAWVFDPTLREVYAIRADDEGASRRPDIEQVRRATARDPFARFYRRLPDGTVMEYFSAPIQPSEDSARRTVPRGWLVAARPLDAAYLQRLAAATGAQVRLAPVEGAVPLNRVDVATSSIELFAGLRDADHAPVAMLEARRENLGLPVLNQALAASNHLYLLFASANLLLLAVFVIVWVRNPLQRLAESLDRHDIGPVRRYLDARHELGTMARLIRSFLDQREALLSEIEMRRQSEQALREARDLATRSARAKTDFLSVMSHELRTPLNAVIGYADILLDEQPRADQQESLHALRFAAEALLTQVNDVLDFNRIEAGKIELERRELDPRALVEMLLRTFRPQAAAADLSLHAELAADLPRVVGDPLRLAQILTNLISNAIKFTPAGGVTVAVDAAPVDGQQARLTFRVTDTGIGIPADKQQAIFEVFMQADADTTRRYGGSGLGLTIAQRLAGLMGAVITVDSQPGHGATFRFSLTLPIADAIRPAAERPRGDLAGHTVLVVDDNVVNRQLAVRMLADWGCDVETAENGVAAVACAASRRFDLILMDIFMPELNGIDAAARIREMPDGLNAATPIVAFTATNPEESMSADDCRRFDGWVAKPLRPALLRAVLARHVGLAPASAELI
- a CDS encoding MOSC domain-containing protein is translated as MAIVARVLEVWRYPVKSMAGEPLPRAAVGPQGIAGDRGWALRDEDAGEIRGAKKMPVLMQCAARYDAEPTAASVPPVTMTLPDGAVVHSGDADAAARLSALTGRRLTLWPRQPAERADHYRRGLPDTPDLDSELRQIFGRLPDEPLPDLSVMPPELFEYTSPLGTYFDLAPLHLLTTASLAHLAARTPGARFDRRRFRPNLLLEAADGASGLVENDWVGHTLRIGGATVAVTIPAMRCSMTTQAVAELPKDPSVLRTIVRDANQNLGVYAAVAQAGAVAVGDPVELI
- a CDS encoding type II toxin-antitoxin system RelE/ParE family toxin, whose amino-acid sequence is MRARLIGLPDHVQATIRALHPELRRQVRAALDQLQALPEAGKELKGDLAGWRSLRVGRLRIVYRATRATLDVAAIGPRSSIYLEAARLTRTRRRRLGPR
- a CDS encoding nitroreductase family protein, with product MPLEEAISTQRAIRRLKPDPVDDALVLKLIELALKAPTGSNAQNWEFIVVRDAAVKAKLAKYNRQAWNLYGGLGRRLVARRGDVAMGKILDAVQWQADHFEEIPVIVVACLKARIPIWPPAATASLYGSIFPSVQNLLLAARAAGLGAALITLPLWSRFLARRALGLPSSVAPCAVIPLGWPKGRYGPTRRRPVGEVVSLDRYGNRAFLS